Proteins from one Esox lucius isolate fEsoLuc1 chromosome 19, fEsoLuc1.pri, whole genome shotgun sequence genomic window:
- the LOC114829605 gene encoding uncharacterized protein LOC114829605 has product MREAGQRVRPNLSRFTVASIIRTYRQENRTARRPAVGGRQRVFTHAQELAVVNLVVANNAITLRQLRERILEDQAIFHNVHSVSTTTLARVLREHHVSMKQLYKVPFERNSVAVKNLRYDYVQTVLAFDAAAQQHEYIYIDEAGFNLAKTRRRGRKGHREHPRAARGQHHHVCRHWWSRAPPSPCHPRTLQHCTPTGISRCTTCCGHTGQTRAAHVCCHLG; this is encoded by the exons ATGAGGGAGGCCGGGCAGAGGGTCCGGCCCAACCTCAGCCGCTTCACAGTAGCCAGCATCATTCGGACATACCGACAAGAAAACAG AACTGCCAGGCGACCTGCCGTGGGAGGAAGGCAACGAGTGTTCACCCATGCCCAGGAACTGGCCGTTGTCAACCTTGTGGTGGCAAACAACGCCATCACCCTGCGCCAATTGCGTGAGCGCATCCTCGAAGACCAGGCAATTTTCCACAATGTGCACAGTGTCAGTACGACGACACTCGCCCGGGTCCTGCGGGAACACCACGTCAGCATGAAACAACTTTACAAGGTTCCATTTGAGAGGAACAGTGTTGCAGTCAAGAACCTTCGCTATGACTATGTGCAG ACTGTCCTGGCCTTCGATGCGGCAGCGCAGCAACATGAGTACATCTACATAGATGAAGCTGGGTTCAATCTGGCAAAAACCAGACGTCGGGGCCGGAAGGGCCATCGTGAACATCCCCGGGCAGCGCGGGGGCAACATCACCATGTGTGCCGCCATTGGTGGTCAAGGGCTCCTCCATCACCATGCCACCCTAGGACCCTACAACACTGCACACCTACTGGCATTTCTCGATGCACTACATGCTGTGGTCACACAGGACAGACCAGGGCAGCCCATGTTTGTTGTCATCTGGGATAA